Part of the Candidatus Omnitrophota bacterium genome, AACCATGGAAACAGGTATCTGCGTCCAGTCGGTGCCGCTTAAGTCGATATTATTCACCCGTCTGCCATCTACGAGCACTAGCACATTGCTCAAGCCGGTTTCTCCGAAACCGCGGATATCGGCATTTGTAGTTTTACCATTACCGATGTAATCCCGCATTATCACTGAACCCTGGCCACTAAGGAGTTCGGGTATGGTTTTTGCTTTTGAGCGTTCAATCTGGCCTTTTGTAATAACAGAGATATTGTTGGGTGTTTTGCCCATTTCTTCTTCGTTCCTGTTTGGGGTTACGACAATCCTTTCTAAATCAATATCTTCTGCTTGACACAAACTGCTTGAAAGTAAAACCAATCCTGCGAAGACAATCAGTGTTTGCCTGACCTTTTTTAGCCTAAACCTTTTCATGACTTGATTCTCCTTTCCCTTCTTCGCGAAGGTACTTTCCTTCCAGTAGGCGATCGACCGGACTTGAAACCCTAAATAGGGTTTTACCGTTGCGCGGGCAGTGCCTGGAATCTCCACCAGGACTTCCTTCGCCTACCCGGATTAGATAGTTTTATATTTTTTAATATCGAGAAACCAGTGTTTCCAGAAGCCTTCCTTGATAATGGGTTCGGCTTTTAGTATCTGAATCCGTTTCTTAAAAATCGGGCCGTCTATCACCAGGGTATGGAATTCTCCGTTTTCGCCGCAGGGGCAGATATTCCTTGTTTTCAACTCGCTGATTAAATCCGTGTCTATCGGACGGCCGAGGAATTCTTTGCCCATTATGTCTGCTTTACAGCTGACAATAATCGCCTTAAAGCCGAGTTTTATAAAATCTTTGATAATTTCTTCCGGCGGTAAATTCCATAACGGCTCTACGGCAGAAATATCTAAATCTTTGCAGACACGTTTAACCCAATTCTCATGTTCTTCTAAATAAATATCCCCGAAAACCATTGCCTTGACGCCTTTGAATTTAAACTCTCTAACCGCAGCCTTAAATTCCTCTTCATATTTTTTCATATCCGGGCTTACTTCTTTTTGAATCAGGGGTATGCCTATTGCTTCTGTTTGGGCCTGCATGAGCTTATTTTCTATTCCGTGAAAACATCCGCGTTTGGATTCCCGCGAGATAAAATTCAAAAGGTATTTTACCTGATAGCCCTCTTGGATTGCCTTATAGCAAGCCAGGCAGCTGTCTTTACCGCCGCTCCATGAAGATATCGCCGTTAAATTATCCATAGGTTGCCCCTTTCTAAAATGCATATACTAAATAATATGATGACCTCAGTTATTTCTTCTGCTGCGCCAAGGGTGTCTCCGGTTATTCCGCCGATTTTTTTATCCATAGCTTTACCGAAAATATAATTAACCCCGGCTATTATCATAAGAACTAATAGCCCTTTTATCCTCCAGATTGCGATTACGGGAATCAGGGTGATTATAGTCGCTAAGATAAATATTTTTAAAGTTATTCCCTGCGTAAAAGTCTTTGCTTTACCCTCTTCTCTGGCATAAGGGAATAAAAATATCGTAAAGACCATAGACCATCTGCTCAGTATGCACATTAAGAGCAATGCAGTCATTTTGGAAGATATGCCTAGCGTAGAAAGAAAAGAGGACTTTAATAGTAGCATGCTTATTATTGCCAAGACCCCCATTACGCCGATGTGGGGATCGCGCATAATCGTAAGCATCTCTTCTTTGCTCTTTCTGCTCAATAAGGCATCGGCAGTATCGGCTAGGCCGTCTAAATGCATCCCGCCTGTAAGTATGACGAGGGAGATAACCAGGATAATATTTATGGAGAATTCCGGGAAATTCAGGTTAAGGAATAAATTGTCTATTCCTACTAAAGCCAACCCCAGCAATAGCCCGATCAATGGGAAGCATATCATTGATTTTGCTAATTCATCTTCTCGTGCGAGGCTGACCTTAACGGGAATAATGGTTAAGAATTGTAGCGCCAAGAG contains:
- the cobS gene encoding adenosylcobinamide-GDP ribazoletransferase — encoded protein: MKSLLLALQFLTIIPVKVSLAREDELAKSMICFPLIGLLLGLALVGIDNLFLNLNFPEFSINIILVISLVILTGGMHLDGLADTADALLSRKSKEEMLTIMRDPHIGVMGVLAIISMLLLKSSFLSTLGISSKMTALLLMCILSRWSMVFTIFLFPYAREEGKAKTFTQGITLKIFILATIITLIPVIAIWRIKGLLVLMIIAGVNYIFGKAMDKKIGGITGDTLGAAEEITEVIILFSICILERGNLWII
- a CDS encoding diphthine--ammonia ligase encodes the protein MDNLTAISSWSGGKDSCLACYKAIQEGYQVKYLLNFISRESKRGCFHGIENKLMQAQTEAIGIPLIQKEVSPDMKKYEEEFKAAVREFKFKGVKAMVFGDIYLEEHENWVKRVCKDLDISAVEPLWNLPPEEIIKDFIKLGFKAIIVSCKADIMGKEFLGRPIDTDLISELKTRNICPCGENGEFHTLVIDGPIFKKRIQILKAEPIIKEGFWKHWFLDIKKYKTI